A stretch of DNA from Desulfosarcina ovata subsp. ovata:
ACCGCAGGCAGCCATACCACCGCCAACGATGAGGACATCGACTTCTTTCTCGACAACTTCGGGATCCCGTACAGCCTTGAGTTCACCCACAGGTTTATTAGGTAATGCCATATTTCATCCTCCTGTAGAAAGTCAGATTCTTAAAGGTTGTTTTCCAGCAATCAATGAACCGATCTTACATCTGCGGGGTCGGAATGGTGACGCCGTCAGCTTCTTGGGTGGACAGCAGACCGCTTTCGAGGTCCTTGCCCTTAAGATCGGCATAGGCATTGGCCTGGCCTTCGGGGGTGGTCCGGATGGGGAACTTGAAGCGTTTGATAAGGCCATTTCTGAACTTACAGGTCCACATGACGTCCTCGGTGCCCATCATGGGCATAATGGAGCTTCCCAGCGGTACGAAATCGGCATAGCCTCGCACTTCGATGGCCTGGGTGGGGCAGATCTTTACGCAGGAAAAGCATTCCCAGCACTGATCCGGTTCCTGGTTGTAGGCTTTCATGGCATTGGGATCCAGGACCATCAGGTCGTTGGGACAAATGTACATGCAAGCGGTCTTATCGCCACCCTTGCAGCCGTCACATTTTTCCTGAATTACAAAACTTGGCATTTATAATACCTCCTAGGTTAGTTAAAAGATTTTCACTCAACCAACTTCCGAAACTAAAGGTAAAAACCTCCCGTTCGTCGCACCTCCCTTCCATAAAATGGCGTCCGAATGGTTTCGATTCGGACAGTTACACCCGCTTTATTATAAAATCCCCCATACTCTGTTAACAAAAACACGTATTACGGACTTGATTCAATGCACTCCGGCATTGGCTGATTCGATAGATAATTGTATAAAATCGGGAAGATAGTATTAGCGTAACACAAGGTAAGATCAATACCATCCGGCATATTCATTGTCAAGAATTTTCATCAGCCTAAAATGCCAAAAGATGCAGTGACTTACATTCAGGAACGGGTTTTTCTACATATCGATGGCCCCATATGAACCGGCACAATATGTGGTAGAAAAAAATTTTAAATCCTTTAATTGAGATTTGGCATTCATCTGTTCGAAAACAAGAGTCGCCGATAAGGCCATTAACCGGGGCCCCATTCAAATGCGGTTATCCTGTGGTTCCCGGATCCCTGAGCGATGACGATGCAATTTGCGGTTGACTTGGTCGATCAGCGTGTTACCACTGCTCTCAATCATCAACCTTTGTGACCCGTTGGGAAACCCGCCATGCGCGATCCTGTTTTTCCACTGAGCAAGCACCAGACGTTCCGTTTCCGCTGCTCTCCCGAGGTGGCCTGTTTCAACGCCTGCTGCCGGGATTTGCAGCAGGTATTGACCCCCTATGACATTCTTTGCCTGAAGCAATATACAGAGATGTCATCCTCCGAGTTTCTCAAACGCTATACCGAGGCAAGTACCGGCCCGGGAACGGGGCTGCCGGTGGTCAGCCTGCGCTTCGCCGATGCGGCCGATCTGGCCTGCCCGTTTGTCAGTGATGCCGGCTGCTGGGTCTATCCGGCCAGGCCCGCCTCTTGCCGGACCTATCCCCTGGCCCGAGGAGTCTCCTATAACCGGGAGACGGGCAAACGGGTCGAGCACTGGGCGCTGATCCGGGAACCCCATTGCCGCGGTTTTGACAGCGGTCCGGAACAAACCATTGACCGGTGGGTCGAGGGTCAGCAGATTGCCGAGCATAACCGCATGAATGACCGCATGCTGTCTCTGATCAGCGACAAAAACCGTTTCCGCCCGGGCCCGCTGAAGCCCTCCGAAAGCCAATTGGTCTATACCGCCTTATACGACTTGGATGTTTTTCGCGAAACGCTCTTCACCACCGGAAAACCCGTAAAAAACCTTGGCGGCATCAAAAATATGGACCAGGCCCGCAGCGACGATTCGGCATTGCTGACCGTGGCCATGGCCTGGGTCAGGGAGAATGTGTTTACCCTTTCACAGGAAAACGACGCCCGATGACAAAGTCCCCAAAAGTCGCCCTGGTGCTCGGTGCGGTCAAGGGAATCGGCAAAGCCATCGCCCTGGATCTGCTGCAACACGGCATCCGCGTGGCCGCCACCTGGTTTGACTGGCCGGAGAGTCAGGCCGCCATGCAGGCCGATTTCGCCGACACCGGTACAGAACACCTGATTCAACGCATCGACCTTCTCAACCCCCATGCCATCGACGGCCTGTTGGAACCGGTCATCGACCGTTTCGGTCGGCTGGATATTCTTGTCAACAACATCGAACGCGGCGGATGGCCGGTGGTTCACGGTCGTTACATCCCCGAGCAGTGGGATCTGGAACTGGCCACCACCCTGCGGGCCAAAAGGTGGGTTTTCGAGGCTGCCCTGCCCCACCTGAAAGCATCCGGGGATGGTTCGGTGGTTAATATCTCTTCCATTGCCGGTATGGTTGGCCGCAGCGGTCCGGCCAGCGTCCTGTTCAACGAGGGGTACGCTGCCGCCAACCGTGGCATCTCGCTGCTCACGGAAACCTGGGCCCGCCTGGGTGCCCCCGAAGTGCGGGTCAACGAACTGATGATCGGCGTGGTGGAGACGCGCCACGGGCCGCAAACCCGCGGGTGGGGTCTGTTAACGGCGGCACAGCAGCAGGCCATCGTGGATCACACCCTGCTTGCCAGAATCGGCCGCATCGACGATGTGGTCCGTGCCGTCCGTTTTCTTTTGGACGACGCACCGTTCATGACCGGCAGCGTGCTGCGTCTGGACGGCGGTTATCCGCTGGGCGGGGAGGCGGTTGCGCCCATGCCCGACGGCGTGGTCTGAATCTTTTTTTGCGAATCCGTCAACGGCTGACACGGCCGGCAACACTCGGGCCGATCAGTTATAGCGGGCGCGTACCTTGTTGACAACGTTTCCGCGACGCAGCCGGTTGCGCGGGTCGCCACCGCCATTTTTCAAGATCCGTTTCAGATAGGCGTGCTGGTCATCGATCGCCGTCCGATATAAGTCCGCATCAATGTGCCAGCGTGACCGGAAGTGATGGATCATGAAACGGTCCGACGCATCCAGCTGGTTTTTCATGCGGTCCGAGATCTGAATGAAAAAATCCCTGGATCGCTTCAGAAGGTCCAACTCGTCGCAATAATCGTTCAGGCAAGCCTCGTCCAGCTCATAGAAAAGAAAAAGCAGCTTCTCTAAATAGGTGCGGTCGGCCATCTGGGCCAGGACATCGGCCGTGGCCAGCATTTTGCCGAGACGGGCGGAAGCCGGGTCCGGAAAGGGGATGCCGGCAGGGGTGCAGCTCAGATCCGTACAGTGGATCATCGCCATACAGGCATTGATCTCAGAGGACTGCAGACCAAAAACGCGGTGATACCGCTGGAGAAAATCCATGCTCCGCCTGACGTGGCTGAGGGTGAATTTGGCCCCGGTTCCCAATGTGTCATCACAGTTCTGCAGATACCCCGAATCGTGCAGCAGGGCCGCCACCGCGGCCTGATGAACCTGCCGCGGGGTAATGCACAGCCCGTTCTCCACCGCGCCGTGCATCAGCCGAACCATCGCCAGAAAACAGTCGGTGACATGTTTCAGGTCATGGTAATCGGTATTGCAACCTTTGATATCCGGCCACGCGCCCCGGTACAGGGACACGGTCTGGTCAAATGCGGATCGGATGACAGGCAGATCCGCAGCCGCAGAAAAACAGGCAATCGTGGCCACGGCTTCCTCCAAAACCGCCTTTGGGGAGTCCATCTGAACCAGATTCGCCAGCTGGATTTCAGTCATACCCGGTTTGTCCCTCCTTTGTGTTGCGCGATGCCGTGCCCCCTGTAACGCGAACCGGAGCACCTCCGCCGAACCCGAACCGACCAACGGCTATGGCACTTTTTTTGTCTGGCATGGATCCGGGCAAACTTCAAGCTGAATCGCGATGCCGAAGCCTGTCGGAACCACCGGCTATTGCGGTTAACCTTGATTATTGGTACATTCCTTACTTATCACCCCAGCGGAAAGATGCAAATCTCCCCTGCGGTTTCGGTCAGCGGCGGCACAGGCAAAACTGTTCGTCCCGACCCTATGGAATAGCAAGAGACGACCGATTAAAGGACGGATCTGATGAGAGTGGTGACAAGACCCGATTTTGATGGTGTGGTATGTGCCATCCTGTTGATGGACGCATTGAACATTACCCCACCGGTGCACTGGACGCAGCCCAGTGACATGCAACGCGGCCAGGTGGTCATCCGGGCGGGCGATGTCATCGCCAACCTCCCTTACCACGAAAACTGCAGCCTGTGGTTCGACCACCACTATTCCAATCAGCCGGACAAACCGATCCCGGGCGCCTTTAAGCTTGCTCCGTCGGCCGCCGGTATCGTTTACGATACCTATCGCGATCGATTGAAACGCGATTACCGGGAACTGGTCCACCAGACCGACCGGATCGATTCGGCCGACCTGACCCTGGATGAAATTCTGCACCCGGAAAAGTACCCGTTCGTTCTGCTGTCCATGACCATCTCCAATGACCCCAAGGAAAAAGATTACTGGGAACACCTGATCGCCCTGATGCGTCGCCATCCAATGGATCAGGTGATGAACGACCAGCAGGTCAGACGGCGTTGCGGGGAGGTGGTGGCGGCCAATGTCACCTATGAAAAGGCCCTCAAGGCGAACACCACTCTGGTCGACCATGTTTCCATTACCGATTTCCGGGATCTGGATCCAGTGCCCAATGGGAACCGCTTTCTCATCTATTCCCTTTTCCCCGAATGTACCGTTAATGTCAAAATCGTCCATGACGGCAACGATATCACCAGCATCAAAGTCGGACACAGTATCCTGAACCGCGGCTGTCAGGTCAATGTGGGAAAAATGTTGGCCGGCTTTGAAGGCGGAGGACATCGCGGCGCCGGCGCCTGCCGTTTCGCGCGTTCCAGGGCCGACGATTACCTGTCCCGGATTGTATCGATTCTGAAAGCGAACCAGCCCGTTTAAGATATAGCATTCAAGATAATGTTTTTGGGCGGCGTTATCGGTCGTCGCGGTATGGGTTATACAGCTTCCTCCCTCTGGCCTTACCAAAAACATTATCTTGAATGCTCTAGAAAGAGGGCTTTCATGCGCTCGCGGCTGTCCACCAGCATTTGGCGGTTTTCGTCGAAGATCTCCAGAGTCATTGTGCCGTCGTATTCTGCGGCCTTGAGATGGGTTACCAGATCGGCAAACCGGACGGTTCCCAGCCCGACGGCCAGGTGATCGTCGACCCGACCGCGGTTATCGCTGACATGGACGTGATCGATCCTGGAACCAAAACGCTGTACCAGGGTTTTCAGGCGTTTTCCCCGCGCATCGTCAATGTTGGCATGACCGGTATCCAGAGTCATTCTCAGGGAAGGAAAGGTACTGAAAATCTCATCGAAATCGTCCGCCTCGACTCCGATCCGGTAGCGGGGGAACATGTTTTCCAGACAGATCGACATCCCCAGGCGTTCGGCCGCGGTCACCATGGTTGACAAAAAATCAAACAGGTACCCTTTGACCGTATCCATGACAAACGCGCCCATGCCGCCGGCCATGCTGGGGTGCAGAACAACTTTGGCAGCCTCCAGGTCAGCGGCCACGGCCAGGGATTGATGCATTTCCTGCACCGATGCCCGCCGAATGCTTTCAGTCAGGTCAGCGGTGCTCACGAAGGTCGGTAGATGGCAGACCAGCCCGAGTCCGTTTTCCTCCAGCGCCTGGGAGATCGCCTTGCGCGCCCCTGCCAGGACGCTGTGATGGGCCATGGGGGGATCCATGGCCAGTTCCAGATAATCGAACCCCATCCGGGCAAACGTGTCAATTTCCGTCAACACCGGTGTAACCGGAAAATTCATGGCGCCATAGCGCATAGCCACCTCTCTTAATACTGGTTTTCAGATTGGCTCACCGGCAGCCGGATAACGAATTCAGCTCCCTGGGGCTGAAATTTCTCACCGTAATACTGCCGTTGTGTTTTTCGATAATGCGATGGCAGATGGACAGCCCCATCCCCATTTTCGGGCTTGATCTTAAATTCGCCCATCTACTACACGGTGGCATAATAAGATGAGATAGTGCGGAACATTTTACGCTCGATCTGATACAAGAAAATAAGGATGCTGCAACTTACTTATTTTAAAGGGAAAAAACCAGATCGAGCCATGAATACAACATACAACGAATCTTTGAGTGCGGCAAGTGGAAAAGAATCATGGAAACGAGTCGATACCGATTAATGACATCGGCGCATGTATCGTTTACAAAAGCCGGGATTGCCAGCATCCGTAATATTAGCGATTTTCTGGAAAGATCCGGACTTTCTCCATTCGTTGCGTCATCTTTTTCGGCTCAGCGCAATGTGTCTGAACAATTAGATAAAAAGATCATAGAATTCGCGGAAAAGGAAGAAGAAAGGATGAGGGGAGTAGAGTGGGCAAACGTAAGTGGATACAGTTTTGGGCAACCGTTGAAACGCGGCATGTCCCATAGGGAAAATGTCAACTGTCAACATCCAAATGACAAATGAAGGATGGAATCGATTAGATTCAGGAGGAGTGCCATGAAAACCATTGGATTGTTAGGCGGAATGAGCTGGGAGAGCACCCTGACCTATTACCGGGCCGTCAACGAGGGCGTGAAAAACCGTCTCGGCGGCCTCCATTCGGCAAAGATCGTCCTTTACAGCGTCGATTTCGATCCCATCGAACGGTTGCAACACCAGGGTGATTGGGATGGGACGGCCGATATTTTATCGGACGCGGCCCGGTGCATCGAAGCCGGCGGTGCCGATTTTATGCTGATCTGTACCAACACCATGCACAAGGTGGCCGACCGGGTGGCTGCCGCCGTCAACATCCCCCTGTTGCATATTGCCGATGCCACCGGGGAGGCCCTGCGAAATGCAGGAATCCAACGCGTCGGATTGCTGGGCACGGCCTTTACTATGGAGCAGGATTTCTACAAAGGCCGGCTGATGAAGAAATACGGGCTGGACGTTTTGATTCCCGACGAGAATGATCGCCTGCAGGTGCACGACGTGATCTACCAAGAGCTGTGCCTGGGCGTCATCAAGCCGGAATCCAGGCAGGCGTATGTCGGTGTTGTCGACCGCCTGGCCCAAAACGGTGCCGAGGCGGTGATCCTGGGCTGCACCGAGATCGGGCTGCTGATCAACCAGGCCGATACACCGGTGCCCCTTTACGATACGACCGTCATTCATGCCGGGAAGGCGGTGGAACTGGCGTTTTCCTGAGTTGATCGCAGGAATGAGCAAGAATTAAATTCTTTTGTGTGTTTCATCTCCATGAACCGTTCCTATTAAATCGAGCAGGAGATCGTGCCTGTTTTGGAGGACCAGAACCTGGGTCTGATGGTCTGGAGCCCTTTGGCCGGCGGTCTCCTGTCCGGCAAATACGACCGGGATGGCCGCGGTCCGGATGGCGCCCGACGGGTTGATTTCGATTTCCCGCCGGTGAATAAGGACCGCGCCTTCGACGTGGTGGGCGTGATGCGGGAAATTGCCCGGGACAAGGTTGCCTCCGTGGCCCAGATTGCCCTGAGCTGGCTGCTGCACCAACCGGTGGTCACCAGCGTCATCATCGGCGCCAAAACCCCGGAACAACTGGCCGAAAACCTCGCTGCGCCGGAGGTAACGCTCACCGATGATGAATTGGCACGTCTCAAATCGGTCAGCGAACTGCCGGCCGAGTATCCCGGCTGGATGCTTGAGCGACAGGCCGCATACCGGTTTCTGGAACCGCTGGCGGACGCGTAAGCAAAAGAATCCAGCCTTCAGATTCCATTCCTCGATGATTTTCCCTGTAGGGGCAGGTAACGCCTGCCCTTTTTCATTTTCCCACGAACCATTTTTATCCGTCTGTGCTGATAATTTCTACGATTTGATACAAAGTTAATTCTGCAGAAATAACGTTACAGTAAAAATATATTGACAATAATAAATATAAACGTTAAATGAATGCTGTAACGGCATTTCAGAGTAATAAACTGGTTTTGTACTATGAGAGCTAAGCTTAAAGAAATTGCATCAATCCAAATGGGATATTCATTCCGATCCCGGTTGGATTTCATGAATAAAGGCCTCACGGCTGTCATTCAAATGAAGGATCTAACAGATGATAATGTTGTTGACTGTCGTGATTTGATTCAGATCGATATGGACTCTTTAAAAGATCGCCATTTGGCAAGATTAGGCGACATCGTTTTTCGTTCGCGGGGTCTGGTGACAACCGCTGTGTTGCTATCCGAAGATCCGGGCCAGGCAGTCATTGCCGCACCGTTAATTAAAATTCGCGTCGATGAAAAAGCAATTTTGCCGGATTATTTGGTTTGGTACATCAACCAACCCCTCGCCCAGGCGTATTTTACCAGCCGGGCAAAAGGTACCACCCAGAAAATGATCAGCAAACAGACACTGGAAAATGTCGAGATAAGTGTGCCGTCGCTCGACCGTCAGCAGGCGATTGTGGACATCGCTGCGTTAGCAGACAAGGAGCAGGTGCTGTTAGAAAAAATTGCCGTGCGACGCAACCATTACGTTTTGACAAAACTGATGCAATTTGTGGAAAAAGCATCGTGAATGTAACGATTTCTCCAAGGGTATGAAGGTTAGCGATGAACGAAAAAGTCGATCAAAAAGATATCAACAACGCAGCCTGGTCAGTCTGCGACACATTTCGTGGCGTGATGGATGCGGCCGGATACAAGGATTATATTCTGGTGATGCTCTTCGTAAAATATATTTCCGATGTTTGGAAAGATCACTATGAAAAGTACCGTCAACAATACGGTGATGATGATGAGCGTATCCGGCGCAAACTGGAGCGCGAGCGGTTCGTGCTGCCCATGGCTGAACTGAAGGACCCGGATACGGGTGAAATCGAAGACCGCTTTCTGGCCGATTTCTACAGCCTATACGAGCGGCGCAATGCCACCAATATCGGAGAGCTGATCAACATCGCCCTGGACGCCATCGAGGAGGCCAACAAAGTCAAGCTCGAAGGGGTTTTCCGTAACATCGATTTCAATAGCGAAGCCAATTTGGGCAAAACCAAGGACCGCAATCGGCGTTTAAAACTGATGCTAGAGGATTTTCGCAAACCCCAGTTGGACATGCGGCCCAGCCGGGTTTCCGAGGATGTCATCGGCAATACCTATATCTACTTGATCGAACGCTTTGCATCGGATGCCGGTAAAAAGGCCGGTGAATTCTACACCCCCCATAAAGTATCGGAGCTGGTCGCCAAGCTGGCCGGGCCGAGACCGGGAAACCGAATTTGTGACCCCGCCTGCGGTTCGGGTGGCTTGCTCATCGAGGCGGCCCGTGAGGTGGGAGATGGGAATTACGCTCTTTTCGGCATGGAGGTCAATGGGAGCACCTGGGCTCTGGCGCGCATGAACATGTTTCTGCACAAAGCCGACAGCGCCCGGATTGAGTGGTGTAACACCCTCACCTCGCCGACCCTCGTGGAAAACGACCGTTTGATGAAATTCGATATCGTGGTGGCCAATCCGCCATTTTCGCTTAAAAAATGGGGGGCGGAAACGGCTGAGAACGATCGTTACAATCGCTTCTGGCGCGGTGTGCCGCCCAAATCCAAGGGTGATTGGGCGTTTATCAGCCATATGGTGGAAGCGGCATTGGAAAAGGAGGGGCGTGTCTCGGTCGTGGTGCCCCATGGCGTTCTGTTTCGAGGCGCCGCCGAGGGTCGCATCCGTCGCCATATGATTGAGGAGAACCTGCTTGACGCCGTGATCGGTTTGCCAGGCAACCTCTTTCCCACCACCTCCATCCCCGTGGCGATCCTGGTGTTTGATCGCAGCAGGGAAAAAGGCGGCCTCAACCAGGATCGCACGGATGTGCTTTTTGTGGACGCCAGCCGTGAGTTCTCGTCCGGCAAAAACCAGAATGCCCTGTCCGATGAGCACATCGAAAAAATTCTGGCCACGGTCAAAGGCCGCAAGGATGTGGATAAATATGCCCATCTGGCCGGTTTCGACGAAATCGAGGAAAACGACTTCAATCTCAATATCCCCCGCTATGTGGATACCTTCGAAGAGGAGGAGGAAATCGATATCGATGCCGTTCAGCGGGAGATCGATGCCTTGGAAAAGGAGCTGGCCGAGATTCGGTTGGAAATGGCCGAGAAGCTTAAGGAGATTGAGCGATGAGGAGTAACGTATTTCAGGCTAACCATTTTCCTGACCTCACGAAAATGGTCTGAACCATATTGCCAACGTCAGCAAAATGGTCAGATGGAAACCAATTTTATCCTGTCTAAGTTGATGAGCGTGGAAGCATTTGGCCGTCGTATCAAAAAATAGATTTGGATAAGGATCTCCAGAATGAGTGA
This window harbors:
- the aprB gene encoding adenylyl-sulfate reductase subunit beta; this encodes MPSFVIQEKCDGCKGGDKTACMYICPNDLMVLDPNAMKAYNQEPDQCWECFSCVKICPTQAIEVRGYADFVPLGSSIMPMMGTEDVMWTCKFRNGLIKRFKFPIRTTPEGQANAYADLKGKDLESGLLSTQEADGVTIPTPQM
- a CDS encoding type I restriction-modification system subunit M — encoded protein: MNEKVDQKDINNAAWSVCDTFRGVMDAAGYKDYILVMLFVKYISDVWKDHYEKYRQQYGDDDERIRRKLERERFVLPMAELKDPDTGEIEDRFLADFYSLYERRNATNIGELINIALDAIEEANKVKLEGVFRNIDFNSEANLGKTKDRNRRLKLMLEDFRKPQLDMRPSRVSEDVIGNTYIYLIERFASDAGKKAGEFYTPHKVSELVAKLAGPRPGNRICDPACGSGGLLIEAAREVGDGNYALFGMEVNGSTWALARMNMFLHKADSARIEWCNTLTSPTLVENDRLMKFDIVVANPPFSLKKWGAETAENDRYNRFWRGVPPKSKGDWAFISHMVEAALEKEGRVSVVVPHGVLFRGAAEGRIRRHMIEENLLDAVIGLPGNLFPTTSIPVAILVFDRSREKGGLNQDRTDVLFVDASREFSSGKNQNALSDEHIEKILATVKGRKDVDKYAHLAGFDEIEENDFNLNIPRYVDTFEEEEEIDIDAVQREIDALEKELAEIRLEMAEKLKEIER
- a CDS encoding aspartate/glutamate racemase family protein; amino-acid sequence: MKTIGLLGGMSWESTLTYYRAVNEGVKNRLGGLHSAKIVLYSVDFDPIERLQHQGDWDGTADILSDAARCIEAGGADFMLICTNTMHKVADRVAAAVNIPLLHIADATGEALRNAGIQRVGLLGTAFTMEQDFYKGRLMKKYGLDVLIPDENDRLQVHDVIYQELCLGVIKPESRQAYVGVVDRLAQNGAEAVILGCTEIGLLINQADTPVPLYDTTVIHAGKAVELAFS
- a CDS encoding aldo/keto reductase encodes the protein MPVLEDQNLGLMVWSPLAGGLLSGKYDRDGRGPDGARRVDFDFPPVNKDRAFDVVGVMREIARDKVASVAQIALSWLLHQPVVTSVIIGAKTPEQLAENLAAPEVTLTDDELARLKSVSELPAEYPGWMLERQAAYRFLEPLADA
- a CDS encoding YkgJ family cysteine cluster protein; its protein translation is MRDPVFPLSKHQTFRFRCSPEVACFNACCRDLQQVLTPYDILCLKQYTEMSSSEFLKRYTEASTGPGTGLPVVSLRFADAADLACPFVSDAGCWVYPARPASCRTYPLARGVSYNRETGKRVEHWALIREPHCRGFDSGPEQTIDRWVEGQQIAEHNRMNDRMLSLISDKNRFRPGPLKPSESQLVYTALYDLDVFRETLFTTGKPVKNLGGIKNMDQARSDDSALLTVAMAWVRENVFTLSQENDAR
- a CDS encoding sugar phosphate isomerase/epimerase family protein; protein product: MNFPVTPVLTEIDTFARMGFDYLELAMDPPMAHHSVLAGARKAISQALEENGLGLVCHLPTFVSTADLTESIRRASVQEMHQSLAVAADLEAAKVVLHPSMAGGMGAFVMDTVKGYLFDFLSTMVTAAERLGMSICLENMFPRYRIGVEADDFDEIFSTFPSLRMTLDTGHANIDDARGKRLKTLVQRFGSRIDHVHVSDNRGRVDDHLAVGLGTVRFADLVTHLKAAEYDGTMTLEIFDENRQMLVDSRERMKALFLEHSR
- a CDS encoding restriction endonuclease subunit S is translated as MRAKLKEIASIQMGYSFRSRLDFMNKGLTAVIQMKDLTDDNVVDCRDLIQIDMDSLKDRHLARLGDIVFRSRGLVTTAVLLSEDPGQAVIAAPLIKIRVDEKAILPDYLVWYINQPLAQAYFTSRAKGTTQKMISKQTLENVEISVPSLDRQQAIVDIAALADKEQVLLEKIAVRRNHYVLTKLMQFVEKAS
- a CDS encoding SDR family NAD(P)-dependent oxidoreductase is translated as MTKSPKVALVLGAVKGIGKAIALDLLQHGIRVAATWFDWPESQAAMQADFADTGTEHLIQRIDLLNPHAIDGLLEPVIDRFGRLDILVNNIERGGWPVVHGRYIPEQWDLELATTLRAKRWVFEAALPHLKASGDGSVVNISSIAGMVGRSGPASVLFNEGYAAANRGISLLTETWARLGAPEVRVNELMIGVVETRHGPQTRGWGLLTAAQQQAIVDHTLLARIGRIDDVVRAVRFLLDDAPFMTGSVLRLDGGYPLGGEAVAPMPDGVV
- a CDS encoding exopolyphosphatase translates to MRVVTRPDFDGVVCAILLMDALNITPPVHWTQPSDMQRGQVVIRAGDVIANLPYHENCSLWFDHHYSNQPDKPIPGAFKLAPSAAGIVYDTYRDRLKRDYRELVHQTDRIDSADLTLDEILHPEKYPFVLLSMTISNDPKEKDYWEHLIALMRRHPMDQVMNDQQVRRRCGEVVAANVTYEKALKANTTLVDHVSITDFRDLDPVPNGNRFLIYSLFPECTVNVKIVHDGNDITSIKVGHSILNRGCQVNVGKMLAGFEGGGHRGAGACRFARSRADDYLSRIVSILKANQPV